One genomic window of Penaeus monodon isolate SGIC_2016 unplaced genomic scaffold, NSTDA_Pmon_1 PmonScaffold_12872, whole genome shotgun sequence includes the following:
- the LOC119569147 gene encoding LOW QUALITY PROTEIN: ankyrin repeat domain-containing protein 29-like (The sequence of the model RefSeq protein was modified relative to this genomic sequence to represent the inferred CDS: deleted 1 base in 1 codon), producing TGTGALLFAAQGGFLDIVTILLDNGAKINQASKDGGTALIVAAQCGHLDVVTELLRRNADPNSAMKDRATAVFVAAQNGHTSVARTLLNAGAKANVRRLDGASPLWIASQMGHQGVVRLLMSHGVNPDICRHDGATLFKAAHKGHVEVVHELLPYKPCLGLLRNGESALHAAALYGHVRVLKALVQAGADPGLKNDQGLTPIQIAAQARHPEAVQLLKDAQSKRKEGAQTPPKQTSPGPRSPRLVQSMSGNVTSGLGSQSSSRGSSRNSSLGTIVETSPVLPRSVSSPSKLASCQYVSCELSNIVDGGARSKMPWRYWFFTSVAGHNASSNPSPSPSISSEPSQSMITALQKAPRHASHTDVSSVKNIFRRTLASFRRSSIAKRSDKPHEP from the exons ACGGGGACTGGGGCGTTG CTCTTCGCTGCCCAGGGCGGCTTCCTCGACATCGTCACCATCTTGCTCGATAATGGCGCCAAAATCAACCAGGCCTCGAAG GACGGCGGAACTGCGCTCATCGTGGCAGCGCAGTGCGGTCACCTGGACGTTGTGACCGAGCTGCTGCGACGCAACGCCGACCCCAACAGCGCCATGAAGGACCGAGCCACCGCGGTCTTCGTCGCAGCACAGAACGGCCACACCAGCGTCGCCAGGACTCTCCTCAACGCCGGGGCCAAG GCCAACGTGAGGCGGTTGGACGGCGCTAGCCCACTGTGGATTGCGTCACAAATGGGACATCAAGGTGTTGTGCGTCTACTAATGAGTCATGGTGTCAACCCAGATATCTGCAGACAC GATGGAGCAACCTTGTTCAAGGCTGCCCACAAGGGACATGTGGAGGTTGTCCATGAGCTGCTTCCCTATAAGCCTTGTCTGGGTCTCCTAAGG AATGGAGAATCTGCTCTGCATGCAGCAGCATTGTATGGTCATGTCCGAGTCTTAAAGGCACTGGTGCAAGCAGGTGCTGATCCCGGCCTCAAGAATGATCAGGGTCTTACCCCAATCCAGATTGCTGCTCAGGCTCGACACCCAGAGGCCGTCCAGCTACTGAAAGATGCCCAGtctaaaaggaaagaaggagcgcAAACACCACCCAAACAGACATCACCTGGGCCACGATCCCCTCGCCTTGTGCAGAGCATGAGTGGCAATGTTACTTCAGGGCTAGGGAGTCAGAGTAGCAGCCGAGGTTCTTCTCGAAATAGTTCCTTAGGTACTATTGTAGAAACCAGCCCAGTACTGCCGCGCTCTGTAAGCTCTCCAAGTAAACTCGCGTCCTGCCAGTATGTTTCATGTGAATTGAGTAACATTGTGGATGGTGGAGCACGGTCCAAGATGCCATGGAGGTACTGGTTCTTTACATCTGTTGCTGGCCACAATGCTTCTTCTAACCCTTCGCCATCTCCTAGTATTTCCAGTGAACCTTCACAGTCCATGATCACAGCCCTGCAGAAGGCCCCACGACATGCCTCTCACACTGATGTCAGCAGTGTTAAAAACATTTTCCGTAGAACTCTTGCATCCTTTAGGCGATCCAGTATAGCAAAAAGAAGTGACAAACCACACGAACCATGA